The DNA sequence TTGGCACATCTACCTGAAAGTGCATGGCCAGCCTAAGCAACCCGTCGGAACCAATCAGGTGATCGATCTTCGGACTCCCGGCATCGAAAAGATCCGCTTGACTCCCAAGGATGTCAACAACGGCGAGGCTGCCCAGCCCCGCCGTACCTTCGCCATTCTTGAGACGGACGAACTCCATCTCGATGCCATGGGCAGGAAGTGGGAGACAATCGCTGACGGCGGCCGGCGCTGGCTGCTCATCGAGGACTACCCGCTTCCCACAGGCTACGCGATGCCCACCATCGTGCTTGCTCTTGAGATTCCATCCTCATATCCAGGGGCTCAGATCGACATGTTTTACGTCTATCCGCCGCTGCGCACGTCTGTGGGCGGGGTCATCCCGGCCACCCAGACGATCGAGACCATTCTCGGCCGTGGTTTCCAGCGCTGGTCCCGGCATCGTGGGCCCCAGTCGCCATGGAATCCCAGGACCGACAATGTGATCACCCATCTGGCACTTGTCGAGGGGGCTATCGCGAAGGAGGTCAACCAGTGAACACCACTTCGCTCGTCGTCTCCGCTGGTATCAACGCGGCGCTGCAGACCCACCTGTTTCCGGGCGACGGCAACGAAGCGGCGGGGATCCTACTTTGCTCCTCCGCACCTGGCGAACGCCTTAAGCTGTTGGCGAACAAGTGGATCCCCGTCCCTCACGCTGCCTGTCAGGTCCGCGAGCCCGATCGCATCTCGTGGCCCGGAAGCAGTATCGAAGAGGCGATTGACCACGGCGAGGCCGAGAATCTCTGCGTTGTATTGATCCATTCCCATCCTGGTGGCTACTTCGACTTTTCGTTGGTCGACGATCAGAGCGACCGTGTGACCGTACGCGCGTTGCTCGCAGCGTACGGGGATCGGCATGGATCAGCGATAATGACGCCCGATGGGGCGATTAAGGCGCGGATCTACAACCATGCGCTCGAAGCCAGTGTTGTTGACCTGGTGATGGTTCCAGGCGCGGATATCGCTCTTTGGTGGAGCGATGGAGACATGCGCCGACCAATGGCGTTTACGAGCGAGATGACCACGTGGAACAGTCGACTGTCGGCTGCCGTCATTGGGGCCTCGGGGACAGGCTCTATCGTCATCGAGCAGCTAGCCCGGCTAGGTTTCGGCCGTATTGTCGCCGTTGAGTTCGATATCGTGGAACTGAGGAATCTCAACCGGATTCTCAACACGACCCGAGCCGATGCCGAAATTAGATTGCCCAAAGTCGAGGTGATGGCTCGAGCCGTCGCTCTTCACCGTGGTGCAGGCGTGCTCATCCCGGTCGCGTCCTCCATCATGAACCGCGACGCGATCATTGCCGCTGCGGGCTGCGACTTCCTTTTCTGCTGCGTCGACACGCTTGAGGCGCGATATGTAGCCGATCTAATGACGATCGCCTTTCTAATGCCAGCTATCGATATGGGCGTTGTCATCCCGGTCCGCCGACAAAACAATCGTGCCTTCATCGCCGATGTGGTCGGTCGGATCGACTATGTCTATCCCGGTGGGTCCAGCCTTGAAGAAAGGGGGGTTTACTGCCCAGAAACGCTAAGAGCGGAATATCTGCGGTTCAACGCACCGGCAGCGCATCAGGATCTTCTCCAAGAAGGCTACATCAAAGGCATGGTGGAGCAGGCCCCCTCCGTGATCACCCTGAATATGCGGGCAGCATCTGCGGCTGTCGGCGAGTTAATTGCCCGCCTCTATCACTTCCGGCACGAGCCCAATCGCCGTTATGCCAGGACGCTATTCAGCCTCGCGGCCGGCGACGAGGACTTTACCGCAGAGGACGAGTTCCAGTCATCGCCGTCGCCGGACCTAGCAAGAGGCAATGCCGAACCATTGCTCGGCTTGCCCGCCCTTGCGTCGAGGAGGAAGCGATGATGCAACGCTTGCGCCGGCGGGTGGGTGCCCTTGTTGCCGAATGGCGTCGTGGGTTCGAGGATGTCCGCGAAAGATTTGGGCCGGCTCGACGCCTAGTCATAGTACATGGTGACAGCCTTCCGGAGCGCATGCCGAGCCGTGATCTTGTTTTGGCTCGGGATGGTAGTGAGGACTGGTGCATGGGGATGAAATGCCCTTGCGGTTGCGGCCGTACCATCGAATTGCTGGTCTTTCCGGAGGCGAAGCCACGCTGGTCGCTCAAGGTGGATCGGCGGCGGAGGCCCAGTTTGACCCCGTCGGTGTGGCTACAGACCGGCTGCCGCTCGCACTTCTGGGTGCGGAACGGCCGGGTTCACTGGTCCCGATGAAAGCAGGCCTCGCCCAGCTTGAGGCGTTCTCGGCTGCTTCCAATGACCTATGTCTCCGGTCTCGTTTCCGGCAACCTCTGGAAGGGCGCCCAATTCTTCGGTCAGACGCGGGCAGGCGGTGGAATCGTCAGCGGGCTCGTCGCAACGGGAGTCCTTCAGTCGCTTTGTATATTGTCGGACGGACTCTTGACGGAGGGTCAGTTGGCGATTCTAATGCAGGTGGTCGACTTGGAGGAGAGCAGATGCTAGCGGCGACGTCGATGGATCGCGATGAGAGTCCCGCTCCATTTCACGTCGCTTTGCGAATTCTGAGCAGTGAGCGATCTATACCGGAGAAGCTCGCTGTTTATCTCCGTGATGTGATGACCCAAGCCCTGCAGATCGCGTCGGATCCGGATACGATAGACGGCGAGACATTGCCCGAGGCAATTCGACTTGCTCTGGACCTCCGCGAGTCAGACGCCCTGAGAGCTGCCGTTGGCATGGTTGGAGCCGGCACGATCTCGGCGGAACTGGCGAGGGAAATCCTTTCGGCGGAGCACAAGTTTGCGGTCACGCGTTGATCTGCATCTCGTCGCAAACACGCTCAAACAGCTAAACGATTCTGCCTATTTTGAGCAGCGACTGCACGAATTCACCCGACATTTGATTGGGGCGATCGAGCATGTTCTCGACAATCCAGGCAAATACGACGCGGCGGTCGAAGAGACCTTCGCCAAAGTTGCGCGGAGCGTGCAGTCCTATCTCTCCGGGAGCACGAACAATGAGGTGCCGTACGAGGTGGTCTACTGCCTCACCGACGCCCTTAAGCGGTGGAAGCTAAGCGAAGCGGTTATCGTCACGTTCCTGACAGAGGACCGCAACGCACATCACGACTTCCATCTGCGGAACTCCGATCCTTGGCTATTCATCGAGGCCTTCATCACAGACTATGATCCGCAGGGATTTAAGCTGCCTTTGGTGATGATCGGTGTACCTCGAATTTACGCTCACAAGCCCGTCTTCTGCGTTCCGCTGTTCCACGAACTAGGTCACTTCGTCGACCACCAGCACAGTGTTAGCGCGGTTTCGATGATTCAGAATTCAAACCTGATCGGCCCGCAAAACGGTAACGAACTGAGCCATCGCCGAGAGTACTTCGCAGATCTGTTTGCGGCGTGCTTTGTTGGACGATCAAGCATCGCAGCCCTCGAGGCTATCGCGCCGAACGTTTCCTCTTCGCTCACCCACCCGGCTACGGCCGACCGAGCGGCTCTCGTGGATGCTTTTCTGGCTGGCGGATCACATCCCATAATAGACCTAGTGCAGAATGCATTGCAGGCTCTTCAACTCCCAACCTTGACCCCGATCTTTCAGCGCGTCGAGGTCGGTGCCGACTACGACGACATTCGTACTTTTGTGCCTGCATCAATGGAGCAGGTCTATGGGCTCTTCGACAGCGCCTGGAACTACCTGTTCGGCGCTATCGACAATAACCGAAATCCATGGAATTTCTCATCAGCGAAAGACGGCGATATCGAGGTACTCACGAACGACCTTACCGAGAAATCGATCCGAAACTTCGCCATAAGGCAGGCATGGGATGTCGCTTCTACAGGCTCCTGAAATCCATCGCCGAATCGGCCTGACAGACAGCGCCAGGCTGTACATCGATCCGCTCCTTGAACCGAGCCAAGTTGGCGAGGTGAGCATCGATCTCCGACTGGGACCCGACTTTCTCGTCTCCCTGCTGACGCGCAAGGCTGCGGTTGAGTTGGCAACCCTGCCTCGGCGCGGAGTATCGTCCTATTTCCGCATGACCCGTCGGGAGGTCGGTGATAAGTTCGTCCTCTATTCCGGCCAGATCGTATTGGCGACTTCGCTAGAGTACGTCGGCATGCCCAACGATGTGTACGCCGACATCATTAGCCGGAGTAGTTACAGCAGGCTCGGAATTCACCTGAACACCATGATCCAACCGGGGTTCCGAGGGTGTATCCCACTCGAACTTGTTAATCACGGCAACAACCCAGTGGAGTTGGTGGTAGGCAGTCGGCTCGTCCAGGCGCGGCTATTCTCCGTGGGTACAGCAAGCGGCTACCAGTCTGGTTCCAGCAATCGGAAGTATCTAGGTAACGTGCGACCAATCGTATCGCGGGCGCAAGACGACAAAGATCTCGCAATCCTGTCCAAAATGCGCTAACGAGATCAGCGGCCAATGCGCGTCGTATGGCGCTCTCTCCCCAAAATCTTCAGATCGGCCTCCGAGGATGACCCGGAGGATCAGTCGGAACCCGCACGCACTGTCTCCACATGGAGTGATCCCTCGGGAAGCGGCCGCAGCAGTTCCGCCTCGGGTTTCGTCAGATAAATCCACGCACCCCAATCCGCTGGCTGCAGCACGACAATTTGACGATCGTGAATGGGCGCGACGTCTGGGCCGGGTTCGGTCGTCAGCATCGTGAAGGCGGGCGGATGATTGCCTTGGCCCTCACGCCAAAGGCCCGCGATCGCCATAAATGGCGCATTCTTCAGAGTGAACCGGTGCTTGGCTTTTGGATATTTCTTGCCGGTGAATTCGAAGAAAGCGCTCGCCGGAATCAGGCAGCGATTGCTATTGGCGAAGCTTCGCCCGTCTGACCGGAAGTTGAATATCGGCCCGCCTTTGCCCGAGGGCGGAAAGCTGAAATTCATTTGAACCAGTTCGATCAGATTGCCGGTCGCGCGCATGGCCGGCCCCATGTCGTTGATCTTGACGTCGTCCGACTGAGGCAGGTCGAGTTCTGTCTGTTGCGTCGGGATGCCGAGTTCCAGGTCCTGCATCATCTTGCAGTATTCGGCCCAGCGGATGTGTTGTTCGTAGTCGTTGCACATGACCCTCAACTTAGAGACTTTTCGTCATTTTTCGAGGGCTCTATCGGGCGTCCCCCACGGGCCGGGCTGTCGGCAAAGCCGAAGCCCCGCCTGCGACGGGTCTTCACCCTTACGGGCTTCCATCCCTGACGCGAGATCGGTCACGCCGACCTTTCCTTGCTTCCGCCGGTGGGTATCGAGACGAGTCGATGAGAGTGAGAGTGCAGACCGGGTTTGCCGTGACGGGTTGAAGGTCGGGAGAGAGTCTCCTGGCGCCCGTCGCGGAGAACCGCGATGTCCAGAAACGCCGCCAGAGCCCATTCCGGCAACGACCGGCCAAGCCTGTATCAAGAAATCACCGACAAGATCATCGCCGAGCTGGAAGCCGGACGCATCCCGTGGGTGCAGCCCTGGGGGACGGCGGCGGCAAGGGCGCCGCTCGCAATGCCGGAAAACGCGTCGACCCACCGGCGCTACTCTGGCATCAACGTCCTGATCCTGTGGGGCGCAGTCATCGAGTACGGATTCAGCGGCCAGAGCTGGCTTACTTTCCGCCAGGCGCTCGGTCTTGGCGGTAACGTCAGGAAGGGAGAGCGAGGTACGACCGTCGTCTACGCCGACCGCTTCATTCCGAACGACGAGAAGAAGCGAGCCCGCGAGAGCGGCGACGAAGCGCAGGCGATCCCGTTCCTCAAGCGCTTCACCGTCTTCAATGCGGACCAATGCGAGAACCTGCCGGAGGACATCGCCGCCGTCGCACCACCACCTCTGCCGGGCATGATCGAACCGCAAGCAGACGCGCTGATCCGGGCCACCGGCGCGGATTTTCGGATCGGAGGCAGCCGCGCCTTCTACAGCCCGCCGCACGACTTCGTGCAGGTCCCGCCGCCAGCCGCCTATTTCGAACCGATCAATTGGCACCGCACCGCATTCCATGAACTGGGGCACTGGTCGGGTCATCCTTCCCGTCTCGGCCGTGTCATGGCCGGTTCCTTCGGCTCCAAATCCTATGCACGCGAGGAACTTGTGGCGGAGATGGCCGGCGCCTTCATCTGTGCTTCGCTCTCCATCGTGCCGACGGTGCGCCATGCCGACTACGTCGGTTCATGGCTGGAGGTTCTGCGTGAGGACAGCCGCGCGGCTCTCGGCCGAAACGGGCCTGCCGCACATGAAGGCGGTCGCCGGCGAGCATGTCGCTGGAGTCTATCGCCGGCGCCTCACGCTCACATCCGGCCGCTTCGCGATGATCGACAACGGCCTCGGCTTCCAGCTCGTTCCGTGGTCGCCGCCACTCGAGAAGAAACTCGGTCAGAGCATCGCCGGCATTGCCAAGGATGGAGGCGACATCGGATGGAGCTTTGGCCGGAAACGTGGGCTTGGATTGTAGTTTGCAACGCTCCGAAGCATGGACCCCGCCATCACTGTCGCCAGTGGAACGGACCCTTCAAGAGTGTTGGATGGCAGGCGTTGGCCGATCGCGGTCTGTCTTTCGCCGCCACAGCGCATGTGCGCAAGCGTCTACGCAACGGCTGCGACCGGCGACCTGATTATGTTGCCGACCCTTCTTCACGCTGCGACGTCCTATCACCGCACGAGGGATTGGGTACTCTTCCCCCACCGTTCTCAATGAGTATTTTGCCCGCAATCTCGCGAATTACCACGCGCGTGACACAGCACATGCTCAAGCCGCGCATTCACACAAAGACATGGAGGATTGAGATACGATGATCACAGCGCACCTTCTCGACATGGACGGGGTTTTGGTCCGCGGCGGCCAACCGATTGAAGGCTCGATCGACTATGTCGCCGCCTTGGTTGCCACAGGCAAGCCGTTTCAAATCTTCACTAACAACTCTCGCTTTACGCCGGAAGATCATGCCGAGCGGCTCCGAGCGGTTGGCTTCCCAGTAACCCCTGAACACATCTACACTTCGGCCCTGGCGACCGCGCGGTTCGTCGAATTGCAAAAGCCCGGATCATCCGCCTATGTCATCGGCGACCACGGGCTGGTCGAGGCTCTGCGGCGTGCAGGCTGCCGGATCACGGAGTATGGGCCGGATTTCGTGGTCCTCGGCGACACCACTTCGTACCACTACGAACAGATCGCCACTGGCGCCGAGCTGGTGGCAAAGGGAGCGTGGTTTCTTGCCACGAATCCGGATGCGACCGGCCCGACAGAGCGCGGATTCCATCCGGCCTGCGGCGCGGTTGCAGCACTGATCGAAAAGGCTACCGGCCGCCAGCCCTACTTCGTTGGGAAGCCGAACCCATTCATGATGCGAAGCGCGCTAGACCGGCTAGGAGTTAGTGCGGCTGATACGATTCTGGTCGGTGACAGAATGGATACGGACGTGGTCGCCGGATTGGAATCGGGCCTGAAGACAGCGCTAGTACTTACTGGTGTGAGCACGCGGGCTGACATGGAGCGGTTTCCATTCAGACCGGATCACGTGATCGAGCGCCTCGCCGATCTGGGAAAGGTCATCATGATGGAATGACACTCCCAAGGGAGAGCGCGGGATGGCTGCCGCCACCCAGGCCACGAACGAACACAACCGCGAAATGTCCGACAGTAAGAGATAGGCGCGCTCAAGACTTCTCGTCGACGCGGAAGGTCGCCCTGCCGATTTCGTGCCGAAACGAGACGTCTGATCGACTATCAAACAGCACGCTTCATAAGTGCGAGCGTTCCACTGCCTTCGCCGGCGATGACGAAACTAGGGCCGCCCGCCGGCGTCGCCCGCCTGCTCTTTCTCAAGTATATGTTCTCTAGTATCGCCGGGACTGCGACCAGCGAAGATGACGCCTTGCAATCCTCTGCACTGACCACCGACCTTGATGGCATTTGCTGTCGAGGAACCTGCTATTGACCGCCACGAAAATCCTCTGGGGCCAGATCACTGTCGTCTTCCTGGTCGTGATCGCCACGACCTGGGCGGCCACGCAGTGGACGGCATGGAGGCTCGGATTCCAGCCACAGCTCGGGGCGTCATGGTTCGAGCTGGCTGGCGTCCCGTTCTATTATCCGCCGAGCTTCTTCTGGTGGTGGTACTCCTACGACGCCTACGCGCCGTCCATCTTCGTCGAGGGCGCCTATATCGCAGCTTCCGGCGGCTTCATCTCCATCGCCGTGGCGATCGGCATGTCGGTCTGGCGGGCGCGCGAGGCAAAGAACGTCGAAACCTACGGCTCGGCGCGCTGGGCCACCCCAAACGAGGTCAAGTCCGCCGATCTGCTCGGCCCTGACGGCGTGGTGCTCGGCAAGCTCGATCGCGACTATCTCCGCCACGATGGACCCGAGCATGTGCTGTGCTTCGCGCCGATGGCCTTGCAGTTCCGGCGCTACAGCCAAGCCCAGGTCTTCGCCTTCGACTTCGGCGGCTCGATCCGCGCGGCGGCGCTTGCCATGGGCGGCGACTGGCATGACCTTGGCGGCGACCTGACCGATGGCGCCGCGGCGTCCGTCTCGCTCCAGCCGCTGGCGCGCATCCATCACCCGCCCGAGCGCGCGTGGGCTGCCGACTGGATCGTGGCGATCCTGCTGCGCGAGAGCGTCGCCATCACTCCGGAAGTGAAAGAGCATCTGTGGTCGGCGCTGACCTCGCTCGCGTCGGCCCCGGTAGCAGAGCGCACGTTGACGGGCCTTTCGGTGCTGTTGCAATCATCGGCCCTGAAGCAGGCGCTTCGACCCTTTTGCGTCGGCGGACCATACGGCCGGCTGCTCGACGCCGAGACCGAGCGGCTCGGCGAGGCATCCGTGCAGGCTTTCGAGACCGAAGGGCTGATCGGCACGGGCGCGGCGGCTGCCGTGCTCTCCTATCTGTTCCACCGCATCGAGGACCGCCTCGATGGGCGACCGACGCTGCTGATCGTCGATGAAGGCTGGCTCGCTCTCGACGACGAGGGGTTTGCCGGCCAGCTCCGCGAATGGCTGAAGACGCTGCGCAAGAAGAACGCCAGCGTCGTGTTCGCCACGCAGTCGCTCTCCGACATCGATCGCAGCGCGATCGCGCCCGCCATCATCGAGAGCTGCCAGACGCGACTGCTGTTGCCGAACGAGCGGGCGATTGAGCCGCAGATCACGGCGATCTATCGGCGCTTCGGCCTCAACGATCGGCAGATCGAAATCCTCGCGCGGGCAACCCCGAAGCGCGACTATTACTGCCAGAGCCGCCGTGGCAACCGGCTATTCGAACTGGGTCTCGGCGAAGTGGCCCTCGCCCTCACCGCCACCTCGTCCAAGACCGATCAGGCCGCGATCGAGCGCGTCCTGGCCGAGGACGGCCGCGACGGCTTCGTGCCCGCATGGCTCCGAGCACGCGGCGTCGCGTGGGCGGCCGACCTCATCCCCGATCTTGTCAACCTCAGTCCCCAAACCAAGCCGGAGGCCCAACCATGAACACCCGTTCCCGATCGCTCGTCGCCCGCCTTGCGATGGCTCTCCTCACCGCGCCTATTTCGCTGTCGCCGATGTTCGCGACAACAGCCCACGCCTTCATCGTTTTCGATCCGACGAACTATGGGCAGAATGTCCTTCAAGCCGCCCGCGCCCTGGAGCAGATCACCAACCAGATCACCTCGCTGCAGAACGAGGCGCAGATGCTGATCAACCAGGCACGCAACCTAGCGAGCCTGCCCTACTCCTCCCTTCAGCAGCTTCAACAGTCGGTCCAGCGGACGCAGGGACTCCTTTCCCAGGCGCAGAACATCGCCTTCGACGTCCAGCAGATCGACCAGGCGTTCCAGACGACCTACGGCAACGCCTCGCTCTCGGCCTCGGATCAGCAGTTGATCGCTGGCGCCCGCGAGCGTTGGCAGAACACCGTCGGCGGCCTTCAGGACGCCATGCGCGTGCAGGCCGGTGTCGTCGGCAACATCGACACCAATCGAACCCAGATGTCTGCGCTCATCGGGCAGAGCCAGGGTGCCACCGGCGCGTTGCAGGCGACGCAGGCCGGCAATCAGCTCCTCGGTCTCCAGGCACAGCAGCTCGCCGACCTGACTGCTGTGGTCGCCGCGAACGGCCGAGCGCAGGCGCTTCAATCGGCCGAGCAGGCCGCGGCCGCCGAACAGGGCCGCGAGCAGCGCCGCCGCTTCCTGACGCCCGGCAACGGCTACCAGCCGGGCAACGTTCGCATGTTCCAGAACGGCAACTGAGGGCGGAAGCATGGACGGAAAAATGCTTGCCCGGCTCGGTGCGATCGGATTCGTCGGGATCGCCATCGCGGCGACAGCGATCGGACTGAGCCGGAAAGAAGATAGCTCCGCGGCCACCTCGATCGGCCGATCGGAGGCCGCCAGCGCCGATCCGTTGCGCGGCGAGTTGATCCGCTGCCGGGAGCTTGGCGAAGCAGGCACGCGCGATCCTGCTTGCCTGCGGGCCTGGGCCGAGAACCGCCGCCGCTTCCTCGCGCCCGCGCCGCCGACGATCGATCGACGAAAGGCCCAATAGCACCATGGGCGGCACCGGCGTCATCGATCATTTTCTCGAAATCTTCACCCGCTACATCGATTCCGGCTTCGGCCTGCTCGGTGGCGAGGTCGCCTTCATCGCCACTACGCTGATCGTAATCGACGTTACCCTGGCGGCCCTGTTCTGGTCGTGGGGCGCCGATGACGACATCATCGCGCGCCTGATCAAGAAGACGCTCTTCATCGGTGTCTTCGCCTATATCATCGGCAACTGGAACAGTCTCGCCCGCATCGTCTTCGAAAGCTTCGCCGGCCTCGGCCTCAAGGCCTCCGGCACAGGCTTTACGACCGCCGATCTTCTGCGTCCCGGCAAGGTTGCGCAGA is a window from the Mesorhizobium australicum WSM2073 genome containing:
- a CDS encoding ThiF family adenylyltransferase, translated to MNTTSLVVSAGINAALQTHLFPGDGNEAAGILLCSSAPGERLKLLANKWIPVPHAACQVREPDRISWPGSSIEEAIDHGEAENLCVVLIHSHPGGYFDFSLVDDQSDRVTVRALLAAYGDRHGSAIMTPDGAIKARIYNHALEASVVDLVMVPGADIALWWSDGDMRRPMAFTSEMTTWNSRLSAAVIGASGTGSIVIEQLARLGFGRIVAVEFDIVELRNLNRILNTTRADAEIRLPKVEVMARAVALHRGAGVLIPVASSIMNRDAIIAAAGCDFLFCCVDTLEARYVADLMTIAFLMPAIDMGVVIPVRRQNNRAFIADVVGRIDYVYPGGSSLEERGVYCPETLRAEYLRFNAPAAHQDLLQEGYIKGMVEQAPSVITLNMRAASAAVGELIARLYHFRHEPNRRYARTLFSLAAGDEDFTAEDEFQSSPSPDLARGNAEPLLGLPALASRRKR
- a CDS encoding DUF6527 family protein yields the protein MKCPCGCGRTIELLVFPEAKPRWSLKVDRRRRPSLTPSVWLQTGCRSHFWVRNGRVHWSR
- the dcd gene encoding dCTP deaminase → MSLLQAPEIHRRIGLTDSARLYIDPLLEPSQVGEVSIDLRLGPDFLVSLLTRKAAVELATLPRRGVSSYFRMTRREVGDKFVLYSGQIVLATSLEYVGMPNDVYADIISRSSYSRLGIHLNTMIQPGFRGCIPLELVNHGNNPVELVVGSRLVQARLFSVGTASGYQSGSSNRKYLGNVRPIVSRAQDDKDLAILSKMR
- a CDS encoding SOS response-associated peptidase, whose amino-acid sequence is MCNDYEQHIRWAEYCKMMQDLELGIPTQQTELDLPQSDDVKINDMGPAMRATGNLIELVQMNFSFPPSGKGGPIFNFRSDGRSFANSNRCLIPASAFFEFTGKKYPKAKHRFTLKNAPFMAIAGLWREGQGNHPPAFTMLTTEPGPDVAPIHDRQIVVLQPADWGAWIYLTKPEAELLRPLPEGSLHVETVRAGSD
- a CDS encoding HAD-IIA family hydrolase, with product MITAHLLDMDGVLVRGGQPIEGSIDYVAALVATGKPFQIFTNNSRFTPEDHAERLRAVGFPVTPEHIYTSALATARFVELQKPGSSAYVIGDHGLVEALRRAGCRITEYGPDFVVLGDTTSYHYEQIATGAELVAKGAWFLATNPDATGPTERGFHPACGAVAALIEKATGRQPYFVGKPNPFMMRSALDRLGVSAADTILVGDRMDTDVVAGLESGLKTALVLTGVSTRADMERFPFRPDHVIERLADLGKVIMME
- the trbJ gene encoding P-type conjugative transfer protein TrbJ, with the protein product MNTRSRSLVARLAMALLTAPISLSPMFATTAHAFIVFDPTNYGQNVLQAARALEQITNQITSLQNEAQMLINQARNLASLPYSSLQQLQQSVQRTQGLLSQAQNIAFDVQQIDQAFQTTYGNASLSASDQQLIAGARERWQNTVGGLQDAMRVQAGVVGNIDTNRTQMSALIGQSQGATGALQATQAGNQLLGLQAQQLADLTAVVAANGRAQALQSAEQAAAAEQGREQRRRFLTPGNGYQPGNVRMFQNGN
- the trbK-alt gene encoding putative entry exclusion protein TrbK-alt, which translates into the protein MLARLGAIGFVGIAIAATAIGLSRKEDSSAATSIGRSEAASADPLRGELIRCRELGEAGTRDPACLRAWAENRRRFLAPAPPTIDRRKAQ